The following proteins are encoded in a genomic region of Brachypodium distachyon strain Bd21 chromosome 1, Brachypodium_distachyon_v3.0, whole genome shotgun sequence:
- the LOC100833859 gene encoding NADH dehydrogenase [ubiquinone] iron-sulfur protein 4, mitochondrial produces MAAPLRRVLPPFGRALLSPTPARMLSAEASDALVEIKPGEIGMVSGIPEEHLRRRVVIYSPARTASQQGSGKVGRWKINFVSTQKWENPLMGWTSTGDPYANVGEAGLTFDSADSAKAFAEKHGWDYVVRKRHTPLLKPKTYAENFKWKGPPKTEEAA; encoded by the exons ATGGCCGCTCCACTCCGGCGGGTCCTCCCGCCCTTCGGCCGCGCCCTCCTCTCGCCCACGCCGGCGCGGATGCTCTCCGCGGAAGCCTCCGACGCTCTTGTGGAGATCAAGCCCGGTGAGATCGGCATGGTATCCGGCATCCCCGAGGAGCACCTCCGCCGCAGG GTTGTAATCTATTCACCAGCTAGGACTGCATCTCAGCAAGGTTCAGGCAAAGTTGGGAGGTGGAAAATCAACTTCGTGTCAACCCAAAA GTGGGAGAACCCATTAATGGGATGGACATCTACTGGAGATCCATATGCTAATGTTGGTGAAGCAGGACTTACATTTGACAGTGCTGATTCAGCAAAAGCATTTGCTGAAAAGCACGGATGGGATTATGTG GTTAGGAAACGTCATACACCTCTTTTGAAG CCCAAAACGTACGCAGAAAACTTCAAGTGGAAAGGTCCCCCGAAGACGGAGGAAGCAGCCTGA